From the Tripterygium wilfordii isolate XIE 37 chromosome 6, ASM1340144v1, whole genome shotgun sequence genome, one window contains:
- the LOC119999583 gene encoding DNA replication licensing factor MCM7 gives MKDLDLDAERGLAKDFLLNFADANGEAKYMNILQDVANHKIRAVQVDLEDLFNYKDLDEEFFRRVTENTRRYIGILASAVDELLPDSTEPFPDDDHDILMTQRTEDGTENVDGSDPHQKMPPEIKRYFEVYIRAPSKGQPFTIREVKASHIGQLVKVSGIVTRCSDVKPLMQVAVYTCEECGFEIYQEVTARVFMPLFECPSRRCKTNNTKGNLILQLRASKFLKFQEAKIQELAEHVPKGHIPRSMTIHFRGELTRKVAPGDVVELSGIFLPIPYTGFRALRAGLVADTYLEAMSVTHFKKKYEEYELQGDEEEQIARLAEDGDIYNKLARSLAPEIYGHEDIKKALLLLLVGAPHRKLKDGMKIRGDLHICLMGDPGVAKSQLLKHIINVAPRGVYTTGRGSSGVGLTAAVQKDPVTNEMVLEGGALVLADMGICAIDEFDKMDESDRTAIHEVMEQQTVSIAKAGITTSLNARTAVLAAANPAWGRYDLRRTPAENINLPPALLSRFDLLWLILDRADMDSDLEMARHIVYVHQNKESPALGFAPLEPSILRAYISAARKLSPCVPKELEEYIASAYSSIRQDEAKSNAPHSYTTVRTLLSILRISAALARLRFSDTVAQSDVDEALRLMQMSKFSLYSDDRQRSGLDAISDIYSILRDEAARANKMDVSYAHALNWISRKGYSEPQLKECLEEYAALNVWQIHPHTFDVRFIDA, from the exons ATGAAGGACCTTGACTTGGACGCCGAGAGAG GTCTGGCgaaggattttcttttgaatttcgcTGACGCAAATGGCGAGGCCAAGTACATGAATATACTT CAAGACGTTGCAAATCACAAGATCCGAGCCGTCCAGGTTGATCTGGAGGACCTGTTTAAT TACAAGGATTTAGACGAAGAGTTTTTCAGGCGGGTTACTGAGAATACCCGCAGATATATTGGAATTCTTGCGTCTGCTGTTGATGAACTTTTGCCAGATTCCACAGAGCCTTTTCCAGATGATGATCATGACATATTGATGACACAGAGGACTGAGGATGGAACAGAGAATGTGGATGGTTCTGATCCACATCAGAAGATGCCTCCAGAGATCAAGCGTTATTT TGAAGTTTATATCAGAGCACCTTCAAAGGGGCAACCATTTACTATCAGGGAGGTGAAGGCTTCCCATATTGGCCAGCTTGTTAAAGTATCTGGTATTGTGACCCGGTGTTCAGATGTTAAGCCACTGATGCAGGTTGCTGTATATACATGTGAAGAATGCGGATTTGAAATTTACCAG GAAGTAACTGCCCGGGTCTTCATGCCCTTGTTCGAATGCCCATCCAGAAGATGCAAAACAAACAACACAAAGGGGAATCTCATTCTCCAACTTAGAGCATCAAAGTTTTTGAAGTTTCAGGAG gcCAAGATACAAGAGTTGGCTGAACATGTTCCAAAAGGCCATATTCCAAGGTCAATGACGATTCATTTTAGAGGAGAACTCACCAGAAAG GTTGCTCCAGGAGATGTTGTTGAATTATCAGGGATCTTTCTTCCTATTCCTTACACTGGATTCAGAGCACTGCGTGCTGGCTTAGTTGCAGATACATACTTGGAGGCGATGTCAGTAACTCACTTTAAGAAAAAATATGAGGA GTATGAACTTCAAGGCGATGAGGAAGAGCAGATCGCCCGTTTAGCCGAGGATGGTGATATTTATAATAAGCTGGCGCGATCCCTGGCACCCGAAATTTATGGACATGAAGATATCAAAAAGGCTCTTCTGCTGCTCCTTGTGGGTGCTCCTCACCGGAAGTTGAAGGATGGGATGAAG ATTAGAGGAGATTTGCATATATGTTTGATGGGCGATCCCGGGGTTGCCAAAAGTCAGCTTCTCAAGCACATAATAAATGTAGCGCCTAGAGGAGTATACACCACAGGCAGAGGAAGCAGTGGAGTTGGTCTAACTGCTGCAGTTCAGAAGGATCCAGTGACAAATGAGATGGTCTTGGAGGGGGGAGCTTTG GTGCTGGCAGATATGGGTATATGTGCCATTGATGAATTTGATAAGATGGATGAATCTGATCGTACTGCAATCCATGAAGTTATGGAGCAGCAGACTGTTAGCATTGCCAAGGCCGGAATCACTACATCTCTAAATGCAAGAACTGCTGTTCTTGCTGCTGCAAATCCAGCCTG GGGAAGATATGACCTACGGAGAACTCCAGCTGAAAATATAAACCTTCCTCCAGCTCTTCTGTCAAGATTTGACCTTCTGTGGTTGATCCTTGATCGTGCAGATATGGATAGTGATCTTGAAATGGCTAGGCACATCGTTTATGTGCACCAGAATAAAGAATCACCTGCTCTTGGGTTCGCTCCACTTGAACCATCTATTCTCCG TGCGTACATTTCGGCTGCTAGGAAATTATCACCTTGTGTCCCAAAGGAATTGGAGGAGTACATTGCGAGCGCCTACTCCAGCATTCGACAAGATGAAGCTAAATCAAATGCTCCTCACTCGTACACCACTGTTAGAACGCTGCTTAGTATTCTCCGTATATCAGCT GCCCTTGCTAGACTCAGATTCTCAGATACTGTGGCCCAAAGTGATGTTGATGAAGCCTTAAGGTTAATGCAGAtgtcaaaattttctttgtaCTCTGATGATCGTCAGAGATCAGGTCTGGATGCCATCTCTGATATCTATTCTATCCTGCGGGATGAAGCTGCAAGAGCTAACAAGATGGACGTCAGCTATGCCCATGCTCTCAATTGGATCTCGAGAAAG GGGTACAGCGAACCCCAGTTGAAAGAATGTTTAGAAGAATATGCAGCCTTAAATGTGTGGCAGATACATCCCCACACCTTTGATGTCAGATTTATTGATGCTTGA
- the LOC120000075 gene encoding vacuolar protein sorting-associated protein 51 homolog isoform X2 produces MALDDVPLDDKAKRMRDLLSSFYSTDPTMSANGSSKHGTLDAINTVSFDPDHYMNLLVENSNLEGLLQRHVEMAAEIKNLDTDLQMLVYENYNKFISATDTIKRMKNNIVGMEANIEQLLDKIKSVQSRSDGVNTSLFEKREHIEKLHRTRTLLRKVQFIYDLPARLGKCIKSEAYADAVRFYIGAMPIFKAYGDSSFQDCKKASEEAVAIIISNLQGKLFSDSESIQARAEAAVLLKQLDFPVDSLKAKLLEKLEQSIADLQLKSDDITNVLAEVKDLSKQENSPSEHEASVREFSKAIQAYRVIFPDSEMQLIQLSQDLIRRHFEAVERCVKKRINSADFLDVLRIIWTDVLLIDEVLHEAALPNYCLEAGQVAIKQYLTSTFSLLLHEISACLSKVHNVQGGVEEHPLQEALEASKKALLQGCMEVLMDFHQLLDTTLELLVKLRNFIIDLVQEGFQDFFRTLEYHFVSLSGRNNSGQHQGLTEGADKVLPGLVLVLAQLSVFTEQTAVPRVTEEIASSFSGGGIRGYENGPAFVPGEICRMFRSAGEKFLNQYVNMRTRRISILLRKRFTTPNWVKHKEPREVHMFVDLFLQELGAIATEVKQILPRGVLRRHHRSDSNGSTTSSRSNPLRDDKLSRSNTQRARSQLLETHLAKLFKQKVEIFTKMEYTQESVITTIVKLCLKSLQEYVRLQTFNRSGFQQIQLDIQFLRTPLKETVEDEAAVDFLLDEVIVGTSERCLDPIPLEPSILDKLMQAKLAKTKERNPVST; encoded by the exons ATGGCGTTGGACGACGTCCCATTGGATGATAAAGCGAAGAGAATGAGGGATCTACTATCGAGCTTCTACTCTACAGATCCTACCATGTCTGCCAACGGTTCTTCGAAACACGGGACCCTTGATGCCATTAACACCGTCTCGTTTGATCCCGATCACTACATGAATCTCCTT GTCGAAAATTCAAATTTGGAGGGGCTACTGCAGAGGCATGTTGAAATGGCTGCTGAGATTAAGAATCTTGACACTGACTTGCAAATGTTAGTTTATGAAAACTACAACAAGTTTATCAGCGCTACAGACACAATTAAAAG GATGAAGAATAATATTGTCGGCATGGAAGCAAATATTGAGCAACTCCTTGACAAG ATAAAGTCCGTGCAATCCAGAAGCGATGGGGTAAACACATCTCTTTTTGAGAAGAGAGAACATATAGAGAAATTACATCGCACACGTACGCTTTTGCGTAAAGTTCAG TTCATTTATGATCTACCTGCCAGACTTGGAAAGTGTATCAAATCGGAGGCTTATGCTGATGCAGTCAGGTTTTATATTGGGGCAATGCCAATTTTTAAG GCATACGGGGATTCATCATTTCAGGACTGTAAGAAAGCATCTGAAGAAGCAGTGGCCATTATAATTAGTAATTTGCAG GGAAAACTGTTCTCAGATTCAGAATCAATACAAGCAAGAGCTGAGGCTGCAGTGCTTCTTAAGCAGCTGGATTTCCCG GTGGACAGCTTAAAGGCAAAACTACTTGAAAAGTTAGAACAGTCCATTGCGGACCTTCAGCTTAAATCAGATGACATCACCAATGTTTTGGCAGAGGTCAAGGATCTTTCCAAACAAGAAAATAGTCCTTCTGAACATGAG GCTTCAGTTCGTGAATTTTCGAAAGCTATCCAAGCTTATCGAGTAATATTTCCCGATTCCGAAATGCAACTGATTCAACTTTCTCAAGACCTGATTAGGAG GCACTTTGAAGCTGTTGAGCGGTGTGTAAAGAAAAGGATTAATTCAGCAGATTTTCTTGATGTTCTTC GAATTATATGGACAGATGTGCTTCTGATTGATGAAGTGTTACATGAGGCTGCTCTCCCCAATTATTGTCTCGAG GCTGGTCAGGTTGCTATCAAACAGTATCTCACCAGCacattttctcttcttctgcATGAGATTTCAG CTTGTCTTTCAAAGGTCCATAACGTACAGGGGGGAGTGGAAGAACATCCTTTGCAAGAAGCCCTGGAGGCCAGCAAAAAGGCATTGCTTCAAGGCTGCATGGAAGTCTTAATG GACTTCCACCAACTTCTTGATACTACCTTAGAACTACTAGTTAAATTGAGGAACTTCATTATTGACTTGGTTCAAGAAGGATTTCAAGATTTCTTCAGGACACTTGAATATCACTTTGTGTCCCTTTCGGGAAGAAACAATTCGGGTCAACATCAAGGTTTGACTGAGGGGGCTGACAAAGTTCTTCCTGGACTTGTCCTGGTGCTGGCTCAACTTTCTGTTTTTACTGAACAAACTGCTGTGCCAAGAGTTACTGAG GAAATAGCTTCTTCTTTCTCTGGAGGTGGTATTCGAGGCTATGAAAATGGACCTGCCTTTGTACCTGGAGAAATTTGTCGAATGTTCCGATCGGCTGGTGAGAAGTTCCTGAACCAA TATGTAAATATGAGAACTCGGCGGATATCAATTCTCCTAAGGAAGAGGTTTACAACACCGAATTGGGTCAAG CACAAGGAGCCTAGAGAAGTTCATATGTTTGTAGATTTATTTCTTCAGGAG TTGGGAGCCATAGCAACCGAAGTGAAGCAGATTTTACCTCGAGGGGTTCTTCGAAGGCATCATCGGTCAGATAGCAATGGTAGCACTACCTCTTCACGAAGCAATCCACTGAGAGATGATAAACTCAGTCGTTCAAATACCCAACGGGCAAGGAGCCAGCTTCTGGAAACCCATCTCGCAAAATTATTTAAGCAGAAAGTCGAGATTTTTACGAAAATGGAATATACACAG GAATCTGTAATAACAACTATAGTAAAACTGTGTCTTAAAAGCTTGCAAGAATATGTCCGACTCCAGACTTTTAACCGAAGTGGTTTTCAGCAAATCCAGCTGGACATTCAGTTTCTAAGGACTCCTCTAAAAGAAACCGTTGAAGATGAAGCAGCCGTTGACTTTCTGCTTGATGAG GTGATTGTAGGAACATCAGAGCGTTGTCTCGACCCAATTCCTCTGGAGCCCTCCATCCTAGACAAACTCATGCAAGCAAAGTTGGCAAAAACGAAGGAACGGAATCCAGTGTCTACCTGA
- the LOC120000075 gene encoding vacuolar protein sorting-associated protein 51 homolog isoform X1 → MALDDVPLDDKAKRMRDLLSSFYSTDPTMSANGSSKHGTLDAINTVSFDPDHYMNLLVENSNLEGLLQRHVEMAAEIKNLDTDLQMLVYENYNKFISATDTIKRMKNNIVGMEANIEQLLDKVSREIKSVQSRSDGVNTSLFEKREHIEKLHRTRTLLRKVQFIYDLPARLGKCIKSEAYADAVRFYIGAMPIFKAYGDSSFQDCKKASEEAVAIIISNLQGKLFSDSESIQARAEAAVLLKQLDFPVDSLKAKLLEKLEQSIADLQLKSDDITNVLAEVKDLSKQENSPSEHEASVREFSKAIQAYRVIFPDSEMQLIQLSQDLIRRHFEAVERCVKKRINSADFLDVLRIIWTDVLLIDEVLHEAALPNYCLEAGQVAIKQYLTSTFSLLLHEISACLSKVHNVQGGVEEHPLQEALEASKKALLQGCMEVLMDFHQLLDTTLELLVKLRNFIIDLVQEGFQDFFRTLEYHFVSLSGRNNSGQHQGLTEGADKVLPGLVLVLAQLSVFTEQTAVPRVTEEIASSFSGGGIRGYENGPAFVPGEICRMFRSAGEKFLNQYVNMRTRRISILLRKRFTTPNWVKHKEPREVHMFVDLFLQELGAIATEVKQILPRGVLRRHHRSDSNGSTTSSRSNPLRDDKLSRSNTQRARSQLLETHLAKLFKQKVEIFTKMEYTQESVITTIVKLCLKSLQEYVRLQTFNRSGFQQIQLDIQFLRTPLKETVEDEAAVDFLLDEVIVGTSERCLDPIPLEPSILDKLMQAKLAKTKERNPVST, encoded by the exons ATGGCGTTGGACGACGTCCCATTGGATGATAAAGCGAAGAGAATGAGGGATCTACTATCGAGCTTCTACTCTACAGATCCTACCATGTCTGCCAACGGTTCTTCGAAACACGGGACCCTTGATGCCATTAACACCGTCTCGTTTGATCCCGATCACTACATGAATCTCCTT GTCGAAAATTCAAATTTGGAGGGGCTACTGCAGAGGCATGTTGAAATGGCTGCTGAGATTAAGAATCTTGACACTGACTTGCAAATGTTAGTTTATGAAAACTACAACAAGTTTATCAGCGCTACAGACACAATTAAAAG GATGAAGAATAATATTGTCGGCATGGAAGCAAATATTGAGCAACTCCTTGACAAGGTCTCTcgtgag ATAAAGTCCGTGCAATCCAGAAGCGATGGGGTAAACACATCTCTTTTTGAGAAGAGAGAACATATAGAGAAATTACATCGCACACGTACGCTTTTGCGTAAAGTTCAG TTCATTTATGATCTACCTGCCAGACTTGGAAAGTGTATCAAATCGGAGGCTTATGCTGATGCAGTCAGGTTTTATATTGGGGCAATGCCAATTTTTAAG GCATACGGGGATTCATCATTTCAGGACTGTAAGAAAGCATCTGAAGAAGCAGTGGCCATTATAATTAGTAATTTGCAG GGAAAACTGTTCTCAGATTCAGAATCAATACAAGCAAGAGCTGAGGCTGCAGTGCTTCTTAAGCAGCTGGATTTCCCG GTGGACAGCTTAAAGGCAAAACTACTTGAAAAGTTAGAACAGTCCATTGCGGACCTTCAGCTTAAATCAGATGACATCACCAATGTTTTGGCAGAGGTCAAGGATCTTTCCAAACAAGAAAATAGTCCTTCTGAACATGAG GCTTCAGTTCGTGAATTTTCGAAAGCTATCCAAGCTTATCGAGTAATATTTCCCGATTCCGAAATGCAACTGATTCAACTTTCTCAAGACCTGATTAGGAG GCACTTTGAAGCTGTTGAGCGGTGTGTAAAGAAAAGGATTAATTCAGCAGATTTTCTTGATGTTCTTC GAATTATATGGACAGATGTGCTTCTGATTGATGAAGTGTTACATGAGGCTGCTCTCCCCAATTATTGTCTCGAG GCTGGTCAGGTTGCTATCAAACAGTATCTCACCAGCacattttctcttcttctgcATGAGATTTCAG CTTGTCTTTCAAAGGTCCATAACGTACAGGGGGGAGTGGAAGAACATCCTTTGCAAGAAGCCCTGGAGGCCAGCAAAAAGGCATTGCTTCAAGGCTGCATGGAAGTCTTAATG GACTTCCACCAACTTCTTGATACTACCTTAGAACTACTAGTTAAATTGAGGAACTTCATTATTGACTTGGTTCAAGAAGGATTTCAAGATTTCTTCAGGACACTTGAATATCACTTTGTGTCCCTTTCGGGAAGAAACAATTCGGGTCAACATCAAGGTTTGACTGAGGGGGCTGACAAAGTTCTTCCTGGACTTGTCCTGGTGCTGGCTCAACTTTCTGTTTTTACTGAACAAACTGCTGTGCCAAGAGTTACTGAG GAAATAGCTTCTTCTTTCTCTGGAGGTGGTATTCGAGGCTATGAAAATGGACCTGCCTTTGTACCTGGAGAAATTTGTCGAATGTTCCGATCGGCTGGTGAGAAGTTCCTGAACCAA TATGTAAATATGAGAACTCGGCGGATATCAATTCTCCTAAGGAAGAGGTTTACAACACCGAATTGGGTCAAG CACAAGGAGCCTAGAGAAGTTCATATGTTTGTAGATTTATTTCTTCAGGAG TTGGGAGCCATAGCAACCGAAGTGAAGCAGATTTTACCTCGAGGGGTTCTTCGAAGGCATCATCGGTCAGATAGCAATGGTAGCACTACCTCTTCACGAAGCAATCCACTGAGAGATGATAAACTCAGTCGTTCAAATACCCAACGGGCAAGGAGCCAGCTTCTGGAAACCCATCTCGCAAAATTATTTAAGCAGAAAGTCGAGATTTTTACGAAAATGGAATATACACAG GAATCTGTAATAACAACTATAGTAAAACTGTGTCTTAAAAGCTTGCAAGAATATGTCCGACTCCAGACTTTTAACCGAAGTGGTTTTCAGCAAATCCAGCTGGACATTCAGTTTCTAAGGACTCCTCTAAAAGAAACCGTTGAAGATGAAGCAGCCGTTGACTTTCTGCTTGATGAG GTGATTGTAGGAACATCAGAGCGTTGTCTCGACCCAATTCCTCTGGAGCCCTCCATCCTAGACAAACTCATGCAAGCAAAGTTGGCAAAAACGAAGGAACGGAATCCAGTGTCTACCTGA